The following coding sequences are from one Elusimicrobiota bacterium window:
- a CDS encoding four helix bundle protein, translating into MLSIYKKTKIFPEDEKFGLVSQLRRSAGSIPSNIVEGFKRNSRKEYLHFLNIAETSLEETKYHLILSKDLNYLEENAYNLL; encoded by the coding sequence GTGTTGTCTATATACAAAAAGACTAAGATATTTCCTGAAGATGAAAAATTCGGTTTGGTATCTCAACTTAGAAGATCAGCAGGTTCCATCCCATCAAATATTGTAGAAGGATTCAAAAGAAACAGTAGAAAAGAGTATTTGCATTTTCTTAATATAGCTGAGACTTCTTTAGAAGAAACAAAATATCATTTAATTTTAAGTAAAGATTTAAATTATTTAGAGGAAAATGCTTATAATTTACTTAA
- a CDS encoding inositol monophosphatase family protein, translated as MPKFNKYTQTAVKAAIAGGKILLKYYNKPLTVNFKGKFDPVTIADKLSQKVIIENVKRDFPNHSFLAEEDNNLSCDMENCWVIDPLDGTVNFIHKIPLFCVSIAYKYKNKIISGVIHCPVLKETFIAEKNKGAYLNGKKISVSCVNNLARSLVVTGFPYDRSRLKRVIKNLGNILGETQGIRRLGSAAMDLAYVACGRFEAFWEEGLNPWDSAAGALIVEEAGGKVTDYNGEKCFEKKRHILATNGLVHKKMLKYVSIKQG; from the coding sequence ATGCCGAAATTTAATAAATACACCCAAACTGCAGTTAAAGCGGCTATAGCCGGCGGGAAAATTCTGCTCAAATACTATAATAAGCCGTTAACAGTAAATTTTAAAGGTAAGTTTGACCCCGTAACTATTGCTGATAAGCTGTCACAGAAAGTAATAATAGAAAATGTAAAAAGGGATTTCCCTAATCACAGTTTTCTGGCTGAAGAAGATAATAACTTATCCTGCGATATGGAAAACTGCTGGGTAATAGATCCCCTTGACGGCACTGTTAATTTTATACATAAAATACCTCTTTTCTGTGTTTCAATAGCCTATAAATATAAAAATAAAATAATTTCGGGAGTAATTCATTGCCCGGTGCTTAAAGAGACATTTATTGCCGAAAAAAATAAAGGGGCATATTTGAACGGGAAAAAAATTAGTGTTTCTTGCGTAAATAATTTAGCACGCTCATTGGTAGTAACCGGTTTTCCTTACGATAGATCAAGGCTCAAAAGGGTTATTAAAAATCTGGGAAATATTCTTGGAGAAACTCAAGGAATAAGAAGACTAGGTTCTGCCGCGATGGATTTGGCTTACGTGGCATGCGGCCGATTTGAGGCGTTTTGGGAAGAAGGCCTTAATCCCTGGGATTCTGCGGCAGGAGCTCTAATAGTTGAAGAAGCGGGAGGAAAAGTAACAGACTACAACGGTGAAAAATGTTTTGAGAAGAAACGTCATATACTTGCTACTAATGGTTTAGTTCATAAGAAAATGTTAAAATATGTTTCAATAAAACAGGGGTAA